In the genome of Bacteroidota bacterium, one region contains:
- a CDS encoding diacylglycerol kinase family protein: protein MIVKQKIHFIINPISGGKSKTHIPDLIFKILDKNVYDIKIFYTQGQESNHHLAAASALEADVIVAVGGDGTINNVAQYVANTNKIFAVIPMGSGNGLARELNIPTNPEKALALINEQKIKSIDTCKANNQFFINIAGVGFDAHIANLFATAGSRGFKTYAKITLKEFISYKNRAYQLSYNGTTDTATAFMICVCNGTQFGNNAYAAPKAIYNDGLFDVVVFSSFKLWQVPLIAYKLFKGDVSDLPFVSTFKTSDITISRPEREVANIDGEAIWLDDKITFKIFKQNLKVIAG, encoded by the coding sequence TTGATAGTTAAGCAAAAAATTCATTTTATCATTAATCCAATATCGGGTGGAAAAAGCAAAACCCATATTCCTGATTTAATATTTAAAATATTAGATAAGAATGTGTACGATATAAAAATATTTTATACACAGGGTCAGGAAAGCAACCACCATTTGGCAGCAGCCAGTGCATTGGAAGCCGATGTAATAGTAGCTGTTGGTGGCGATGGCACCATTAACAATGTGGCACAATATGTAGCCAATACCAATAAAATTTTTGCAGTAATACCCATGGGTAGTGGCAATGGTTTAGCACGTGAGTTAAACATACCAACCAATCCCGAAAAAGCATTGGCTTTAATCAATGAACAAAAAATAAAAAGCATAGATACCTGTAAAGCCAATAACCAGTTTTTTATCAATATAGCAGGAGTAGGATTTGATGCACATATAGCTAATTTGTTTGCCACTGCCGGCTCTCGCGGATTTAAAACCTATGCTAAAATAACTTTAAAGGAGTTTATTAGCTATAAAAACAGGGCCTATCAATTAAGTTATAATGGCACTACTGATACAGCTACTGCTTTTATGATATGTGTTTGTAATGGCACCCAGTTTGGTAACAATGCTTATGCTGCACCCAAAGCAATTTATAACGATGGTTTGTTTGATGTGGTCGTATTTAGTTCGTTTAAGTTATGGCAAGTACCGCTGATAGCCTATAAACTATTTAAAGGCGATGTAAGTGATTTGCCTTTTGTAAGCACCTTTAAAACCAGCGATATTACCATAAGCAGGCCGGAGCGCGAAGTAGCCAATATTGATGGTGAAGCCATTTGGCTGGATGATAAAATTACCTTTAAAATTTTTAAACAAAACCTAAAAGTAATAGCAGGCTAA
- the rmuC gene encoding DNA recombination protein RmuC, with product MDIIFLVIGLLVGFFAGWLFKKSQGSQTTENTDLISGLQQQVLTESNAKSSLQSENNIVKQELMGLRMDYKEAQERLVVLSNQLTAEKSESHNLLKRLEEHKAEITTLNERFTKEFENLANRIFDDKSQKFTEQNKNNLGELLNPLGEKIKDFEKKVNEVYISEGKERASLKNQLEMLQQLNQQMSKEANNLTKALKGENKTQGNWGEFILENILEKSGLVKGSEYKVQESYTNEEGRRLQPDVIISLPDNKTLIIDSKVSLTAYEKFYSAEDDEVRVVAAKEHLLSLRAHIKGLGDKSYQNIHQIKTLDFVLLFIPIEPAFALAVQNDAGLFNDAFEKNIVIVSPSTLLATLRTVSSIWRYERQSANALDIAQKAGDLYDKFEGFVKDMIEVGKKIDQSKAGYADAMNKLVDGKGNIISRFETLKQLGAKASKQLPPQLLDRAGQ from the coding sequence ATGGATATTATATTTTTAGTGATTGGTTTGTTGGTAGGCTTTTTTGCCGGTTGGCTGTTTAAAAAAAGCCAGGGCAGTCAAACTACTGAAAATACCGATTTAATAAGTGGATTACAACAACAAGTATTAACAGAAAGTAATGCCAAATCATCATTACAATCAGAAAATAATATAGTGAAGCAAGAGCTGATGGGATTGCGAATGGATTATAAAGAAGCGCAGGAAAGACTCGTTGTACTGTCAAACCAATTAACAGCAGAAAAAAGTGAAAGCCATAATTTACTCAAACGTTTAGAAGAGCATAAAGCAGAAATAACAACCTTAAATGAACGTTTTACAAAAGAGTTTGAAAATTTAGCCAATAGAATATTTGACGATAAGAGCCAAAAATTTACCGAACAAAACAAAAACAATTTAGGAGAGTTGTTAAACCCCTTAGGCGAAAAAATAAAAGATTTTGAGAAGAAAGTAAACGAAGTTTATATAAGCGAAGGCAAAGAACGCGCTTCGTTAAAAAACCAGTTGGAAATGTTGCAGCAGCTTAACCAGCAAATGAGCAAAGAAGCCAATAACTTAACCAAAGCATTAAAAGGCGAAAACAAAACACAAGGCAATTGGGGCGAGTTTATACTGGAAAATATTTTAGAAAAATCGGGACTGGTAAAAGGCAGCGAGTACAAAGTACAGGAAAGCTATACCAACGAAGAAGGCAGGCGTTTACAGCCAGATGTAATTATTAGTTTACCCGATAATAAAACATTGATTATAGATAGTAAAGTATCGTTAACCGCGTATGAAAAATTTTATTCAGCCGAAGATGATGAAGTAAGAGTAGTAGCAGCCAAAGAGCATTTACTTTCACTACGTGCCCACATAAAAGGCTTAGGCGATAAATCATACCAGAACATACACCAGATAAAAACACTCGATTTTGTATTGTTATTTATACCCATTGAACCCGCTTTTGCTTTAGCGGTGCAAAACGATGCAGGTTTGTTTAACGATGCCTTTGAAAAAAATATAGTCATAGTAAGTCCTTCAACCTTACTGGCTACTTTGCGTACCGTTTCAAGTATTTGGCGTTATGAAAGGCAAAGTGCTAATGCATTAGACATAGCCCAAAAAGCAGGTGATTTATACGATAAGTTTGAAGGCTTTGTAAAGGACATGATTGAAGTAGGAAAAAAAATTGATCAGTCAAAAGCAGGTTATGCTGATGCCATGAATAAACTGGTGGATGGAAAAGGAAATATTATTAGTCGTTTTGAGACTTTAAAACAATTGGGAGCTAAAGCCTCTAAGCAATTACCTCCACAATTACTTGACAGGGCCGGGCAATAA
- the recQ gene encoding DNA helicase RecQ: MKAEKSVKEKATSAKKVEAKSPAKASKSKSTVDLKGALKKYFGFEGFKDEQEQIIQTLMDGDDVFVIMPTGGGKSLCYQLPALIKEGTAIIISPLIALMKNQVDAIRSLGSEQVAHFLNSSLNKTEIATVKRDITAGKTKMLYIAPETLKKDETIDFLKSINISFVAVDEAHCISEWGHDFRPEYRRIKAMIKEIKDVPVMALTATATPKVQQDIQKNLQMLDAIVFKSSFNRNNLYYDVRSKGKKGEAMKEIVSYIKQRMSGKSGIIYCLSRKKVEEISSILQANGIKALPYHAGLDAKVRASHQDKFLMEDSDVIVATIAFGMGIDKPDVRFVIHYDIPKSIEGYYQETGRAGRDGLDGECVMFYNPADAEKLEKFLKDKPVAEREIGELLIFEMQAFAETSACRRKFLLNYFGEEYDDGKCNSRCDNCKHPKEKTDARAEAVLALQTINSTKSKHILKTTVDMLVGKKSHEVQLGGLDKSPYFAKGKDKEENFWKSVIRGLLLNGQVSKNIETYGLLSVSEKGEEFIKNPTKFDIALDTKFERYTDDDDDSGQIEMVYDEVLLAMLKDLCRKEAKAKGLPPYIIFQETSLQEMAFKYPITMDEMSKITGVNIGKAQKYGKPFLEMIDKYVKENEIERSEDVVIKSVVNKSAKKVVIITNIDKKIALSDIARSQNMTMDDLLSEIENIVYSGTKLSLKKYVNDLADEENVGYVMDFFKETNENVLEAAMGEFGDEFTKNDLHLMHIHFVSEMAN; the protein is encoded by the coding sequence ATGAAGGCAGAGAAAAGTGTGAAAGAAAAGGCAACAAGTGCAAAAAAAGTAGAGGCCAAAAGTCCTGCAAAGGCAAGTAAGAGTAAAAGTACTGTTGACTTAAAAGGGGCGCTCAAAAAATATTTTGGATTTGAGGGCTTTAAAGACGAGCAAGAACAAATTATACAAACCCTAATGGATGGTGACGATGTGTTCGTTATTATGCCAACCGGTGGCGGTAAGTCGTTATGCTACCAATTACCGGCCTTAATTAAAGAAGGAACAGCTATTATTATTTCTCCATTAATAGCTTTGATGAAAAATCAGGTAGATGCAATCAGATCACTTGGCAGCGAGCAGGTAGCTCATTTTTTAAATTCATCACTCAATAAAACAGAAATAGCTACCGTAAAGCGCGATATTACTGCGGGTAAAACCAAAATGCTTTATATAGCACCCGAAACATTAAAGAAAGACGAAACGATAGATTTCTTAAAATCAATCAATATATCATTTGTGGCTGTTGATGAGGCACATTGTATTTCAGAGTGGGGTCATGATTTTAGACCGGAGTACCGCAGAATTAAGGCTATGATTAAGGAAATAAAAGATGTTCCGGTAATGGCTTTAACCGCTACAGCTACTCCAAAAGTACAGCAAGACATTCAGAAAAATTTGCAAATGCTTGATGCGATTGTTTTTAAATCGTCATTCAATAGAAATAACCTATATTACGATGTTCGCTCAAAAGGTAAAAAGGGCGAAGCAATGAAAGAAATAGTTTCTTACATTAAACAACGTATGTCAGGCAAATCAGGCATTATATATTGTTTAAGCCGTAAAAAGGTAGAAGAAATATCGAGTATTTTACAGGCCAATGGCATCAAAGCCTTACCTTACCATGCCGGGTTAGACGCTAAAGTAAGAGCAAGCCATCAGGATAAGTTTTTGATGGAAGACTCCGATGTAATAGTAGCAACTATTGCCTTTGGTATGGGTATAGACAAGCCCGATGTTAGGTTTGTAATCCATTATGATATTCCAAAAAGTATAGAAGGCTATTACCAGGAAACAGGAAGAGCGGGTAGAGATGGTTTGGATGGCGAATGTGTTATGTTTTATAACCCGGCCGATGCAGAAAAATTAGAAAAATTTTTAAAAGATAAACCCGTAGCCGAAAGAGAAATAGGGGAGCTTTTAATATTTGAAATGCAGGCATTTGCCGAAACCTCCGCTTGCAGGCGTAAGTTTTTGCTGAACTATTTTGGCGAAGAATACGATGATGGTAAATGCAATAGCCGTTGCGATAACTGTAAACATCCGAAAGAAAAAACGGATGCCAGAGCAGAAGCTGTTTTAGCATTACAAACCATTAACTCAACCAAAAGTAAGCATATACTTAAAACCACCGTTGATATGTTGGTGGGCAAAAAAAGCCACGAAGTACAATTGGGTGGCTTAGATAAGTCGCCTTATTTTGCCAAAGGAAAAGACAAAGAAGAAAATTTCTGGAAATCGGTAATAAGAGGTTTGTTGTTAAACGGACAAGTAAGTAAAAACATTGAAACCTACGGTTTATTAAGTGTAAGCGAAAAGGGCGAAGAGTTTATTAAAAACCCAACCAAGTTTGATATAGCGCTTGATACCAAGTTTGAAAGATACACGGATGACGATGATGACAGTGGGCAAATAGAAATGGTTTACGATGAAGTGCTTTTAGCCATGCTGAAAGACCTTTGTAGAAAAGAAGCCAAAGCCAAAGGCTTACCACCATACATTATTTTTCAGGAAACTTCATTGCAGGAAATGGCATTTAAGTATCCTATTACCATGGATGAAATGAGCAAAATTACCGGTGTTAATATTGGTAAAGCTCAAAAATATGGTAAGCCATTTTTAGAGATGATTGATAAATACGTGAAGGAAAATGAAATAGAACGTTCCGAAGATGTAGTTATCAAATCAGTAGTTAATAAATCAGCTAAAAAGGTAGTTATTATTACCAATATCGATAAAAAAATAGCCTTGTCAGATATAGCCCGTAGCCAGAACATGACTATGGACGATTTACTGTCAGAAATAGAAAACATAGTATATTCAGGTACCAAACTAAGCTTGAAAAAATATGTAAACGATTTAGCCGATGAAGAAAACGTAGGTTACGTAATGGATTTCTTTAAAGAAACCAACGAAAACGTATTGGAAGCCGCTATGGGCGAGTTTGGCGATGAGTTTACCAAAAACGATTTGCATTTAATGCATATTCACTTTGTAAGCGAAATGGCTAATTAA
- a CDS encoding FkbM family methyltransferase: protein MIEKTIRTFLLKTLGLEAYLSIVSDVYLRATNAGLLKAKYPELFYLKKMVKEGWVCIDIGANVGYYSTNISRLCGKTGKVFAIEPVPLFANVFKRNAHKFALPNIQLHQVALGAENKKITMGTPIIDGVFRHGLTHVLAEKENGTGLETFEAEMKIPDELFASITKLDFIKCDVEGYEVYLFPDLMNTIAKFKPLIQIEISNGENRKAILDLLSPLNYKPYGLKNDQLTLLTENECISYEQGDLYFKA from the coding sequence ATGATAGAAAAAACAATCCGTACATTTTTACTTAAAACCCTTGGTTTAGAAGCTTACCTTTCCATTGTAAGCGATGTGTATTTAAGAGCAACCAATGCCGGACTATTAAAAGCAAAGTACCCCGAGCTGTTTTATTTGAAAAAAATGGTGAAAGAAGGCTGGGTTTGTATTGATATAGGGGCCAATGTTGGTTATTACAGTACCAATATTTCCAGACTTTGTGGCAAAACAGGAAAAGTATTTGCCATTGAGCCAGTACCTTTATTTGCCAATGTATTTAAGCGCAATGCACATAAGTTTGCATTACCAAATATTCAATTACACCAGGTAGCGTTAGGAGCCGAGAATAAAAAAATAACAATGGGAACACCCATTATTGATGGTGTTTTCAGACATGGTTTAACCCATGTTTTAGCCGAAAAAGAAAATGGTACAGGTTTAGAAACCTTTGAAGCAGAAATGAAAATACCGGACGAGTTATTTGCTTCCATTACCAAACTAGATTTTATAAAATGCGATGTAGAAGGGTACGAAGTTTACCTGTTCCCTGATTTAATGAATACCATTGCCAAATTTAAGCCCCTTATTCAAATAGAAATAAGCAATGGCGAAAACAGAAAAGCAATACTTGATTTATTAAGTCCGTTAAACTATAAACCTTATGGGTTAAAAAACGACCAATTGACTTTACTAACCGAAAATGAATGCATTAGCTACGAACAAGGCGATTTGTATTTTAAAGCATAA
- a CDS encoding glycosyltransferase family 2 protein: MANPLISLVTVTFNAEKLLAKTWQSAMEQSYQNFEFVLVDGNSKDNTLTVAKQFQSKTGTIISEPDKGIYDAMNKGIKAAKGEWIYFLNAGDLLYNKDVLKNIFENKEYADKELIYGKVQTINEPTGVNYLNGQPVQYSDFFSRYAICHQAAFTHKKAFERIGLYDTQYKLLADNMWFAKYFKSFAAKTTYIDTIIAYYDVQGASYHKRMQGYSEYIHFGWTTFPFIIALKNLAMYPVIWTKVKLIRVLTNTGIFKYYRKLKFKNNNV, from the coding sequence ATGGCAAACCCCTTAATTAGTTTAGTTACCGTTACTTTTAATGCAGAAAAATTGTTGGCTAAAACATGGCAATCAGCCATGGAGCAAAGCTATCAGAATTTCGAGTTTGTGTTGGTTGATGGAAACTCAAAAGACAATACCTTAACCGTTGCCAAACAGTTTCAAAGTAAAACAGGCACCATTATATCAGAACCCGATAAAGGCATTTACGATGCCATGAACAAAGGCATAAAAGCAGCCAAAGGCGAGTGGATATACTTTTTAAATGCAGGCGATTTATTATACAATAAAGACGTACTCAAAAACATTTTCGAAAATAAAGAGTACGCTGACAAGGAGCTTATTTATGGTAAAGTGCAAACCATTAATGAACCTACAGGAGTTAATTATTTAAACGGACAGCCCGTACAATACAGCGATTTTTTTAGCAGATACGCTATTTGCCATCAGGCGGCATTTACCCATAAAAAAGCATTTGAACGCATAGGTTTGTACGATACACAATATAAACTACTGGCCGATAATATGTGGTTTGCCAAGTACTTTAAAAGCTTTGCAGCTAAAACAACCTATATAGATACCATTATTGCCTATTACGATGTTCAGGGAGCCTCCTACCACAAGCGTATGCAAGGTTACAGTGAGTACATCCATTTTGGGTGGACCACTTTTCCATTTATAATAGCATTAAAAAATTTAGCTATGTACCCGGTTATATGGACTAAAGTAAAGCTAATAAGAGTATTGACCAATACCGGTATTTTTAAATATTACCGGAAATTAAAGTTTAAGAACAATAACGTGTAA
- a CDS encoding AtpZ/AtpI family protein: MSEQDDNKEIQKSYAKYAKFMALLVGAIVVMLVFTYLGNWADKHWQFKRPILTMVGLFIGLAIGFYNLIKGIQKESK; encoded by the coding sequence ATGAGTGAACAAGACGACAATAAGGAAATTCAGAAAAGTTATGCAAAATATGCAAAATTTATGGCTTTACTAGTAGGTGCTATTGTAGTAATGCTTGTATTTACTTATTTGGGTAATTGGGCTGACAAGCACTGGCAGTTTAAAAGACCCATTTTAACAATGGTTGGTTTGTTTATTGGTTTAGCCATTGGGTTTTACAATTTAATTAAGGGTATTCAAAAGGAAAGTAAGTAA
- the atpB gene encoding F0F1 ATP synthase subunit A yields the protein MNNLTNIKSITKKAKISLLTIIFSFISVFLFANHEHQNATNDTLNSISSDSNTAKEAQNATHEENHGAGHGEEKFDANKAIMEHIADAHDWHLWGHTSVHLPIILKTDKGFEFFSSGKFNHGHDAYQGTHYTYKLIHEKVKVVDATGNVDEAASKGVLDFSITKNVCSLLLSVLGLMIIFTVVAQGYAKRGIGSPKGLQSWLEPIIIFVRDDIAKPNLGAKYSKFMPYLLTVFFFIWFNNILGLVPFFPGGANVTGNIALTMVLAVITFLITNLNGNKNYWSHIFLPHVPWWLYPLMIPVEIIGIFTKPFALMIRLFANITAGHILVLSLVCLTFIFKSALVGTVATPLIVFISAIELLVAFIQAFIFTILSALFIGMAVQEPEHDAHH from the coding sequence ATGAACAATCTAACTAACATAAAATCAATAACTAAAAAGGCCAAAATATCTTTATTAACGATTATATTTTCATTCATTTCAGTATTTTTATTTGCTAATCATGAGCACCAAAATGCAACAAATGATACTTTAAACAGCATTTCTTCTGACTCAAACACTGCCAAAGAGGCGCAAAATGCCACACATGAGGAAAATCATGGAGCTGGACACGGAGAAGAAAAGTTTGATGCGAATAAAGCCATTATGGAACATATTGCCGATGCACACGATTGGCATTTATGGGGACATACTTCGGTTCACTTGCCTATTATATTAAAAACCGACAAAGGTTTCGAGTTTTTTTCAAGTGGTAAATTTAACCACGGACACGATGCTTACCAAGGTACGCATTACACTTATAAATTAATACACGAAAAAGTAAAAGTTGTAGATGCTACAGGTAATGTTGACGAAGCTGCTTCTAAAGGTGTGCTTGACTTTTCTATCACTAAAAATGTTTGCTCATTGCTATTATCTGTTTTGGGCTTAATGATTATATTTACAGTAGTAGCTCAAGGATATGCAAAAAGAGGTATAGGCTCGCCAAAGGGATTACAAAGCTGGTTGGAACCTATTATTATATTTGTGCGCGATGATATTGCTAAACCTAATTTAGGTGCTAAATACAGCAAATTCATGCCTTATTTACTAACCGTATTTTTCTTTATCTGGTTCAATAATATTTTAGGCTTGGTTCCCTTTTTTCCGGGTGGAGCTAATGTAACTGGTAATATAGCTTTAACAATGGTTTTAGCGGTTATTACTTTTTTAATAACAAACTTAAATGGAAACAAAAATTACTGGAGTCACATATTTTTACCGCATGTGCCTTGGTGGTTATATCCATTAATGATACCTGTAGAGATTATCGGTATCTTTACTAAACCATTTGCCCTAATGATTCGTTTGTTTGCTAACATTACCGCAGGACATATATTGGTATTAAGCTTAGTATGCTTAACCTTTATATTCAAGTCTGCTTTGGTGGGAACGGTAGCAACTCCACTAATCGTTTTCATTAGTGCCATCGAATTACTGGTTGCTTTTATTCAAGCGTTCATTTTCACCATCCTATCGGCATTGTTTATAGGTATGGCTGTTCAAGAACCTGAACATGATGCACACCATTAA
- the atpE gene encoding ATP synthase F0 subunit C: MTGSIAAIGAGLAAIGAGLGIGRIGGSAMEGMARQPEAANKIQTAMLIAAAFVEAVALFAVVVALLGNGSN, translated from the coding sequence ATGACAGGAAGTATCGCTGCAATCGGAGCTGGCTTAGCCGCAATTGGTGCCGGCTTAGGTATCGGAAGAATCGGGGGATCAGCCATGGAAGGTATGGCTCGTCAACCAGAAGCTGCCAACAAAATTCAAACTGCAATGCTTATTGCTGCTGCTTTCGTAGAAGCGGTTGCTTTATTCGCAGTGGTGGTAGCTTTGTTAGGTAACGGATCTAACTAA
- the atpF gene encoding F0F1 ATP synthase subunit B has protein sequence MELVTPSIGLVFWSTLAFGLLFFFLGKFAWKPIMKTLQEREDSIDEALKSAETARLQLEALKSDNQRLLNEARAERDKMLKEANEIKDQILAKAKNDAKQEGDKMIASAKEAIENEKVNAMNQLKTQVAVLTVDLAEKVLRKKMEDRSQQEAFINDNLKNITLN, from the coding sequence ATGGAATTAGTAACCCCAAGTATTGGATTAGTTTTTTGGAGCACATTGGCTTTTGGCTTGTTATTTTTCTTTTTAGGAAAATTTGCATGGAAACCTATCATGAAAACTCTTCAAGAGAGAGAAGATAGTATAGATGAAGCTTTAAAATCAGCCGAAACTGCCCGCTTACAATTAGAGGCTTTAAAATCAGACAACCAACGTTTATTAAATGAAGCACGTGCTGAGCGTGATAAAATGTTGAAAGAAGCGAATGAAATTAAAGATCAGATTTTAGCTAAAGCAAAAAACGATGCCAAACAAGAAGGCGATAAAATGATAGCATCTGCCAAAGAAGCTATTGAAAATGAAAAAGTAAATGCCATGAACCAGTTAAAAACGCAAGTTGCTGTTTTAACTGTTGATTTAGCTGAAAAAGTGCTTCGCAAGAAAATGGAAGACAGAAGCCAACAAGAAGCTTTTATAAACGACAATTTAAAAAACATTACACTGAACTAA
- the atpH gene encoding ATP synthase F1 subunit delta, translated as MSEFRVSSRYAKSLIDLSVEQNSLDVICSDIKLLLSTIQNNSELSNLLKSPVVKGDQKMAVMTKIFGTTFNKLTMLFIATITRKKREMLLEPIAESFVTQYNEIKKIATATVKTAVEANAETIAEIKAFLTQQSGKNVDLKLEVDPSLIGGVMIQMEDRLYDASISGKLRKAKQELLNTYISK; from the coding sequence ATGTCTGAATTCAGAGTATCAAGCCGCTACGCGAAATCACTAATTGATTTATCTGTTGAACAAAATAGCTTAGATGTGATTTGTTCAGATATTAAATTATTGCTTTCCACTATTCAAAACAATAGTGAGCTTTCCAACTTATTGAAAAGCCCGGTAGTAAAAGGTGATCAAAAAATGGCGGTAATGACCAAAATATTTGGTACTACTTTCAACAAGTTAACTATGTTGTTTATTGCAACAATAACACGCAAGAAACGCGAAATGTTATTGGAACCGATAGCTGAAAGTTTTGTAACTCAATACAACGAAATTAAAAAAATAGCTACTGCTACAGTTAAAACTGCGGTTGAAGCAAACGCTGAAACAATAGCCGAAATAAAAGCATTTTTAACACAACAAAGCGGTAAAAATGTTGACCTAAAATTGGAAGTTGACCCTTCGTTAATAGGAGGAGTAATGATACAAATGGAGGATCGCTTGTACGATGCAAGTATTAGCGGCAAATTGCGTAAAGCTAAACAAGAATTATTAAACACATATATCTCAAAATAA
- the atpA gene encoding F0F1 ATP synthase subunit alpha produces the protein MVEIRPDEVSAIIREQLSNFKSDVELQEVGTVLQVGDGIARIYGLTKVQSGELIEFANGVQAIVLNLEEDNVGAVLLGSSDSIIEGDTVKRTGRIASIKVGEGMVGRVVNTLGLPIDGKGPISGDLYEMPLERKAPGVIFREPVKEPLQTGIKAIDAMIPIGRGQRELVIGDRQTGKTAVCIDAIINQKEFYEAGKPVYCIYVAIGQKASTVAQVVKTLEANGAMKYTTIVTATSSDPAPMQFYAPMAGAAIGEFFRDSGRPALVVYDDLSKQAVAYREVSLLLRRPPGREAYPGDVFYLHSRLLERAAKINATDSIAQAMNDIPDSIKHLVKGGGSLTALPIIETQAGDVSAYIPTNVISITDGQIFLESNLFNAGIRPAINVGISVSRVGGNAQIKSMKKVAGTLKLDQAQYRELEAFSKFGSDLDAATKSVLAKGARNVEILKQGQFSPLRADQQVAIIYLGTKGLLSKVPVNKVIEFEKEYLNFLESKHKSTLDELKKGLSDDAAAVLEKVCKELSAKYVD, from the coding sequence ATGGTAGAGATTAGACCTGACGAAGTATCGGCAATTATAAGAGAGCAATTGAGCAACTTTAAATCGGATGTTGAATTGCAAGAAGTAGGAACGGTGCTTCAAGTGGGCGATGGAATTGCCCGCATTTACGGATTAACTAAAGTTCAATCTGGAGAATTAATTGAATTTGCTAATGGTGTTCAAGCCATTGTATTAAACTTAGAAGAAGATAATGTAGGAGCGGTATTATTAGGCTCTAGCGATTCTATTATAGAAGGTGACACTGTAAAAAGAACAGGACGTATTGCATCTATAAAAGTAGGTGAAGGTATGGTTGGCCGTGTTGTTAATACTTTAGGATTGCCTATTGACGGTAAAGGACCTATTAGCGGTGATTTGTATGAAATGCCTCTAGAGCGTAAGGCTCCAGGTGTTATTTTCCGCGAGCCGGTTAAAGAACCTCTTCAAACTGGTATTAAAGCTATTGACGCCATGATTCCAATTGGACGTGGTCAACGTGAGTTGGTAATTGGTGACAGACAAACCGGTAAAACTGCTGTTTGTATTGATGCTATCATTAACCAAAAAGAATTTTACGAAGCTGGTAAACCAGTTTATTGTATATATGTAGCTATTGGTCAAAAAGCATCAACGGTGGCTCAGGTTGTAAAAACTTTGGAAGCTAATGGTGCTATGAAATATACTACTATTGTTACGGCTACTTCATCTGATCCGGCTCCTATGCAGTTTTATGCTCCTATGGCTGGTGCTGCAATTGGTGAGTTTTTCCGCGATTCAGGAAGACCTGCTTTGGTAGTTTATGATGATTTATCGAAACAAGCTGTAGCTTACCGCGAAGTTTCATTGTTATTACGCAGACCTCCTGGACGTGAAGCTTATCCTGGTGATGTATTTTATTTACATAGTCGTTTATTAGAGCGTGCTGCTAAAATAAATGCAACTGATTCTATTGCACAAGCAATGAATGATATTCCTGATTCAATTAAACACTTGGTTAAAGGTGGTGGATCGTTAACGGCTTTACCAATTATTGAAACGCAAGCGGGTGACGTTTCTGCTTATATTCCAACCAATGTAATTTCTATTACTGATGGCCAGATATTCTTAGAATCGAATTTATTTAATGCGGGTATTCGTCCGGCTATTAACGTAGGTATTTCGGTATCGCGTGTGGGTGGTAATGCTCAAATTAAATCAATGAAAAAGGTAGCAGGTACTTTAAAATTAGATCAAGCTCAATACCGTGAGTTAGAGGCTTTCTCTAAATTTGGTTCTGACTTGGATGCTGCTACTAAATCGGTATTGGCAAAAGGTGCCCGTAACGTGGAAATATTGAAACAAGGTCAATTCTCTCCTTTACGTGCTGACCAACAGGTTGCTATTATTTATTTAGGTACTAAAGGTTTATTATCAAAGGTGCCTGTTAATAAAGTGATTGAGTTTGAAAAAGAATATTTAAATTTCTTAGAAAGCAAACACAAATCTACTTTAGATGAATTGAAAAAAGGTTTAAGTGATGATGCTGCTGCTGTACTTGAAAAAGTTTGTAAAGAGTTATCAGCTAAATACGTAGATTAA